The DNA segment GAGTGTGAAGGGACCGACCtgtccatctgttgatggacacttaggttgtttccaccttgGGGCTGTTAGGAGTGAGGCAGCTGTGAACGGGTGGGTTCAGGTTTTGTGTAGCTGTGTGTGTTCTTTCTCCTGGGCGGATGCCTGGgagaggaattgctgggtcagTGGTTGCCGTGTTTAGCCGTTGCAGGAACCGCCAGACTTCTGTGGTGGCTGCACCTTTTTAATCCCCCAGCTGTGCATGGAGCTTCTGTTTTCTCCCCGTCCTCACTGACATTCTCAGTGGACGTAGCCATCCTCGTGGGGTGAGGTGGTGCCTCGCTGTCCTATTAGTTGCAAACATTTGTAAACACAGCCCTGTGTCCCttgatgtggggtggggggacaaggAGGCCAATAGGGAATCTGAGTTGTGTGCCCAGCTGGCATGTAACCTGGTGGGGGCCAGTGATATGGGCGGCAGGCAGGCTGGGATCGCCCCGCGGTTGGCGGGGCCAAGCCAGTGGGGCAGTGTTGGGTGAGTGGGTGctgtgtcgggggtgggggggccttcATCTTGGCTTCGCTGTGCCCCCAGGTGAGCGGCATCAAGACGCTGTACGAGTCGGAGCTGGCTGATGCCCGCAGGGTGCTGGACGAGACGGCCCGGGACCGGGCCCGGCTGCAGATAGAAATCGGGAAGCTAGGAGCTGACCTGGAAGAGGCCAACAAGAGGTGGGGGTGCTGCTGGTGTGATGTTGCCTGATTCCAGGGTGCACCAGGGGGCCGGGGCAGGGGTGGTCGACCTCTATGTGGTGGTGCTCTTGTCTGTGCCGGCCTCCCAACTCGGACAGCCCTTCTGGGAGAGGGCTGCTGGTTGCGGGGATGGCCCCTGTGGCTTGGCCCTCTGGCTGCCCTGTCCAGAACCTTTATACCCCCAACATAATTTGACCATGGGAAAATGTGAAACCCAgcagctcaggagttcctattgtggctcagtgggcttagAATCCGACAGtgttcatgaggacacgggttctatccctggccttgctcagtgggttaaggatccggcgttgccacaaatTGCAGCATAGGTTGGATCCCACATAGGTTGAACTGCAgggccaattcaacccctagcctgggaacttctatttgctgcaggtgtggccctaaaaaaaaaaaaaaaaaaaaaaaccccaaaaccagcAGCTCTCCTGGGACTGAATCCACTGTAGCTGGTAGTTCTGGGCCTGACTCCACTTCCCCAGAGAAGGGGCGTCCCAGCCACAGagcccagcctcagcccctgTGTCACCTCTCGTGTCTCCCACCCCGGGAAGCTGAGGGCCTACATACAACTGTAGATTCCTAGCtacaggttcctaacccactgtgctatagcgggaactctctttttttttttttttttttaataattaatagaCTTTTTTCGGCCGTGcctatgacatgtggaaattcctgagccagggatcatacccacaccacagcagtgatcccaatcactgcagtgacaatgctggatccttaacctgctgaactaccagggaactccccatttattatgtgggtttttttttttgtctttttagggccgtacccacagcatatggaggtgcccaggctagggcaAATCGGaactatagttgctggcctacaccacagccacagcaatgcaggatcagagctgtgtctgcaacctacatcacagctcatggcagcgccagatccttaacccactgagaaaggccagggatcaaacctgtgtcctcatggatactagttgggttggttaactgctgagccacaacgggaactccttattatgtTTTTGAACTAAAAAGTGATCTCTGCTTCTTGGAATAGATTAAGAAAACCCTAGAGTCAGCACTGCCTGCCTCCAGCTGCTCTCTGTAGCAGCATGGATTCTGGAACCTTCTGGACACCTTTAACCCTGGGTGTTGCTCTGGGCCAAAAAGTCACATTTCTTTCTGCTTATCTTGGTTCTCCCCAAGTTGAGAAGGCAGATAATGCATCTCATTTAAAGAGATCCTCGACCAGTCAGAATCACCTCTGCCAATCTGGCACAtttctttcctgcctttttaaatttaaactcaaAGTGGACACCATTAGACAATGCAGCGTGTTTTCTGCTGGCAAGCTCGACCATCCACCAATGGTGCCTGTGGCGCAGTGCCATCCCAGTCCCTGGGCTGTGTCAAAGGCTCCTGTGACCGTCCACAGTCAGAATGGTCCCTTCCCTGGCTCCCCTGGCAGGGAGGAAGGCTTCCTGGGCTGCCGGCTGACCCTCACACTGAGAGCTGAGCCCTTGCTGCAGGGACGTGGGTACATGTAACCCCCGACAAGGTGAACCCCCCTGGCTGgtgcttttcttttcctagagTATTTTGGAAACCCTGTGATGACAGAAATGCGGGTGGCCATCTGGAGGACCTAAGAAGCAGGCCAGGTTCTCCCGCCTAATCCTCCAGGAATTAGTGTTAGACGGGGGCGGGATCTGCCCTACTGTGCCTCATGCTCCTAAGAAGCAGGCACTTAAGCCAATGAGGCCACCAGTGCCCCTGCGTTCTGGCCCCTTCCATGTTCTGCAGAGCCCTAGAAGGGGGTGAGGTTGTTGAGCTTTTTACGTTTCCTGACGCCGTGCTTCCATCACCCTGGCCTCGTTGCTGTCTAGGCCTGCACACCTCACCCCAGGCCTCAGGCCCAGGCCCCCCTCCTTCACGGGCCGTGGAAGTATAGCTTCTGTGGGGCCCCCCACCACTTCATCTGCCCTTGAAACACACACTCACATCTGAGGGGCAGCAGATCTCTGTTGTCTCCACCCACGGAAAAGTTCTGCCCTATAGACAGTGTTTCCATGAAGCTGGCCTTCAGGCGCACAGATTCTAGTTTCCCCAAACTCTCTGGGGAAATGGGGTCTGTAGCCCCTTGTAGGTGAAGAACCAGGGCTGTGTGGTTTAAGCTCAAGAGCATGGGCTGGGGGGACCCCAGACCCTCATGGTGTGACGCCTGCATAGAGCTCCTGTCTCAAGGGCTGGTGTTGAGAACATAGCCTGGCAGCTGAAGTCACTGGGCTTTATGCCTCCACCACTTGAACAGGTGTGGTGTCCCCGGTGGCTCTCACCTTGGACGGACCTGCCCTCGGGATACCAGGGATGCCTGGGGATGTCTGTGGTTGTCAGGACCAGGCAGGTGGAGGGGGTGCCAGGGATGCTGCTCCACCTCTTGGTGTCCATGGGGAGAGACCCTGCGTGTCCCCACTGTTGCTGGGCGTGGCCCAGTTccagttctgtttgtttgtttgttttttcgggccgcacctgcagcatatggaaattcccaggctaggggtcaaatcggagctgtagccactgacctacaccatagccacagccacatgggatccgagttgcatctgcgacctacaccacagttcacggcaattccggatccttaacccactgaacaaggccacggattgaacctgtgtcctcatggatgctagtcagattcatttccgctgagccacgacgggaactccctcagtttcaGTTCTTTGCTGGGGAACTGGGGAAGCTTTCAGCCCCAAGAAGACTTAGGACAAGAATCAGAAATGCTCACTCTATTAAGAGTTATGTGTTAAAATCTCCTTTGTATCTTACATATTTACAGTTGCAAGCCATTAATTGTCTATTAGAAGCAGGGCGAGGTCACCTGAAATAGTTTAAGTTTACAAATGAGATCAACTTTTCCAAGGTCAGGGTTTTAATTTATAACTTTCATAAATTatagatgaattttttaaaaaattagagtccTTCCCTCATTGATCCCTCCTGTGTCCAAAAGTCTCAAGGAAGGACATCGATGTCCTCAAGGCTTCTTTTGAGTCGCTGCTGGGGCGTGTGGTGCAGAGCAGATTTGAAGAAGATGAGGCTCCATTACTGAGAGCAAGGGTTGGTCAGGGCCACGGGGCCCAGAGACAGGCGTGAACTTGGCCTTGGGCTACCCACTAACTTCTACTCCTGACTTTCAGCGCCAAGAAGAGGGAGGGTGAGCTCATGGTGGCCCAGGACCGCATCAGGGACCTGGAGTCCGTGTTCCACCGCAGTGAGGCGGAGCTGGCCGCTGCCCTCAGTGACAAGCGTGCCCTGGAGAATGACGTGGCGGAGCTGCGGGCCCAGCTGGCCAAGGTAGCATCTGCGGTGCTGGGGGCTGGCCCCGCACATGCCCCATGGGTGTCTAAGGTGATCCTGGGGCCCCGAGGACCACCTGCTGCAGCAGACAGAGTCACCAGCTTCTTGTCCTGTGTCTCCAGGCAGAGGATGGTCATGCGGTGGCCAAAAAGCAGCTTGAGAAGGAGACGCTGATGCGCGTGGACCTGGAGAACCGCTGCCAGAGCCTGCAGGAGGAGCTGGCCTTCCGCAAGGATGTCTTTGAGGAGGTGGGTCCCTCTCGGTGGCCTGGGTGCCTCTCCATCCTGCCTTGGGGGTCCGGGTGTCCTTGGGCATGTGGCCATGACACCCTGATCCCCCCTCCATCGTCACATGGCTGTGTTCCCTCTGTCTCCTTGGACTAAGGGCCCCCCGGATAGTCTGGGATGGTCTTGAGGCCCTTAACCATGTCCAAAGTCCTCTTTTCAAAGAAAGTCACACTCACAGGTCCTGGGGATCAGGACATGGATACaccttttgggggtgggggttgggggggcaccATTCAACCCACGGCAAACCCAATCCTGACCTCCTCATCTCTggatctctgggcctcagctcctTGGCGTGGCCAGACCTGGCCCGAAGCCACTAGGGGTCCCCGGCAGGTAGTGTGGGGTTTCTGCACCCGCTGGGGCCAGCAGGGTGCTCGTGTGGGCACCCAGCATTCCTGAGCCTGTCCCCTGGGCCCTCCCACCTCATTACAGCCCATTGTGTTGTCACAGCCAGGATGGAACCTGGGGCCGGGCGCTCTGGTGCTCACTTCTGGGGACAAGCGCTGGTGGGAAGGATGTCCATGCAGCTGCGCAGTGGCTTCTGGCTCCAGCCGGGCCTGGCTCTAGCCAGAGCTGCCAGGAGCTCCAAGGTGGAGCCCACATCTGTCGAGGAGCCTGTGAGGAGGCTGTAGGGGGCAGGAGGGTACCCCACAAGGGGTCCCTGAGGCGGGCTGTAGAGGGTGTTCTGCCATGTTCTTGGGTCTTTGTAAACACACTTGGCTTCCTTTAGAAATGTTCCCGCTGTTCTCATAATCCGTGCTCGTGATGAGAGCCTGGGTTCTGTAGCTTGAGTTTTGTAGTAAAGAGCTTCCCTTCCCTCGAGCTGCCCCGCCCGCCCTTCACCCCACTGTCATCTGGTCAGTTTCTGGTGCGTGTGGCGGAGGTGTCTGTTGACTGGTCACTGTCTCAGCCCACTGCTGTCCTGAGGGCCAGTATCTGTCTTGGACCCCAGGCACCTGGGATGGGCTCCATTAGGGATTCTTCTTTtggtaacagctttattgaaatagttCCGTAGGAGCAAGTTTTCAAAGCTTACAGTTTAGAGTGGGTTGTAGTCCATTCAGAGTTGTGCTGCCATCACCTCTTCGTTCCAGAAAATTCCATCTCCCCAGAaggaaactctatacccattgcCATGAGCATTCTGGTTTTTTTCACCTAACTTCTTgtcgttgtttgtttttttagggccgcacctgtgtcatatgaaggttcccaggctaggggtcaaaccaaagctttagccgctggcctccgccacaacgacagtaacgcaggatccaagccgtgtctgtgtgacctacaccacagctcatgacaacaccagatccttaacctactgagtgaggccaggaatcgaacctgcatcctcatggatactagttagattcatttccactgagccacgacaggaactccaacaactatttttaaagcatacaattAATTTAATGATACTTAATACaattcagagttgtgcaaccatcatctctaattccagaacattccatcaccccaaaaagaaagcTTATCTTCTTCAGCAGTcacccccatccctccctgccagcccctgacaaccaggaACCCACTCCCTATATCTGGATGTGTCTGTTCTGGACCTTTTCCATCCATGGACTCCCACACcgtgtgtccttctgtgtctgcttctctgaGCATCATGGTCTCAGGGTCTCTCTACATGGTAGCGagtgtctctgcttctctctttagGCTGAGTGATGCTCCCGTGCATGGAGGACACGTGTGTTGTTCAGCCGTCAGCTGGGACTCCTGGGTGGGACACTCTGCGGTAGCTGTGACATGTGCTGTAGGGAGCGAACAAGTGACCCGGCCCCATGGTTGTCAGGGATCCTGTGAGCAGGGCAGGGCGGTCAGCATGTACTGTGTCCCCAGGAGGTGCGGGAGACGCGGCGGCGGCACGAGCGGCGCCTGGTGGAGGTGGACAGCAGCCGGCAGCAAGAGTACGACTTCAAGATGGCGCAGGCGCTGGAGGAGCTGCGGGCCCAGCATGATGAGCAAGTGCGGCTCTACAAGCTGGAACTGGAGCAGACCTACCAGGCCAAGGTGCACGGCTGCGGAAGGGCGGGACACGCTGGCTCCCCTGTCCCGCCTGGGCCCTCACACCACCTTGTCCCCACAGCTGGACAACGCCAAGCTGAGCTCCGACCAGAATGACAAGGCCGCCAGCGCCGCCCGGGAGGAGCTGAAGGAAGCCCGCATGCGGCTTGAGTCCCTCAGCTACCagctctccagcctccagaagcagGTACCTCTTGAGCCCCTCAGCCCTGGGACTTCGGTGGTGGCACAGCCGTGAATGCCAGGCGCCCAGTGATGCCCTATCCGCCTCCCCTGCCCCTGTTGCCCCTGAGCCCTGAGTGGGGCTGTGGGCTGCCCAGCTGCTGGACCCTCGGTtctcccagggcctgggctccGTCCACAGTCCATGCTGGGGGGCCTTCCCTCCCACCTTCAGCCCTGTGGCCACCTGCCTGTGGCCCCGGAAAGCAGGGAGAAAGCCTGGACTTGGGTGGCCACTGCTTATGACATGTGTGGACCCCCACCCCAGGCGAGCGCGGCTGAGGACCGGATCCGTGAGCTGGAGGAGACAATGGCAGGGGAGCGGGAAAAATTCCGGAAGATGCTGGATGCCAAGGAGCGGGAGATGACAGAGATGCGGGATGTGATGCAGCAGCAGCTGGCTGAGTACCAGGAGCTGCTGGACGTCAAGCTGGCCCTGGATATGGAGATCAACGCCTACCGCAAACTCCTGGAGGGcgaggaggagaggtgggggcaAGGAGGGGGTAGGTGGGTGGCTGAGTGTAGCTGTCTGTCCACCTGGCACTGTCCTGTGCTGGACCATCCACTCTCCAGCCCCCAGTCACTCCTTGCCCCCCACCGCCTCCCCACTGCAGGCTGAAGCTGTCCCCTAGCCCCTCATCGCGGATCACGATTTCGCGGGCCACTTcgagcagcagcggcagcagtgTATCCATGGCTGGGCGCCCAGGCCGCAGCAAGCGGAAGCGGCTGGAGGTGGAGGAGCCGCTGGGTACGGGCTCGAGTGGCATCGGCTCAGGCAGCagtaccagcagcagcagcagcttccaCCTGGCCCAGCAGGCCTCGGCCTCGGGCAGCATCAGCATAGAAGAGATTGACCTGGAGGGCAAGTTCGTGCAGCTGAAGAACAGCTCGGACAAGGTGAGGCCATTCACCCCCACCCGCTGGGAGGCCCTGGGGTCTTCTCCAAACTGCGTGCCATCGTCCATCTTCCCTGCCAGGATCAGTCTCTGGGCAACTGGAGGATCAAGAGGCAGGTCCTAGAAGGGGAAGAGATCGCCTACAAGTTCACGCCCAAGTACGTGCTGCGGGCTGGCCAGACCGTCACGGTAGGTGGCTGCAGAGGGGCAGGCAGGTGGGCTGGGGGGTGCCAGTGGGTGGGTGGGACAGGGTGTGAGGAGCggctgggaaggggtggggggacagtTCTGATATCAGCCACCTGCTATCACGGATCACCTGGACCAGCATTTCTTTCTTAGGctctccctgcagccctggggaggCCTAGGTGATGTGCCAGGGCCCACAGTGGCAGTGCGCCTGAgtccaggctggcagctgttggcGAGAGATGTAACGGGCACAGGGTCCAGGGCTTCCCATCCTAGCTTGGCCCGTTTATTGAGATGAGAGCCCTTGGCCACTGTGAACCTGTCTCTTCTTCCATACCCTGCTGATGATCATCCTCGGGCAGGACCCATGAGGCCTGGAAGGATTAAATGCCCAGAGCATCAGGGGGGCCTGTGAGGGCTGGCTGGTGGCACATGCCTCTGGGACCTGAGCCGACATTAACCCAGAGGTTCTCCTATTGTGTCCCCAGGTGTGGGCGGCTGGTGCAGGGGTGGCTCATAGCCCCCCATCCACGCTCGTGTGGAAGAGCCAGAACAGCTGGGGCACTGGTGGGAGCTTCCGGACCGTCCTGGTCAACGCTGACGGGGAGGTGGGTGCCTTCCTCCACCTCGGTCCTGGGGTCCCTCTGGAGGTGGTGCCTGGGCCAGTCTTGGCATCCAAGCACCGTGACCCTCACCTGTGAGCTGAGTCCCTGGTATCTGGGGTCGGCGTGTTCTGTAGCTCTTGTCTCCCACAGGAAGTGGCCATAAGAACCGTGAAACAGTCCTCAGTGGCACGGGAGTCCGAGAatggggaggaggctgaggacgAGGCCGCTGAGTTTGGAGAGGAGGATCTTTTCCATCAGCAGGTAGAGGCTCCGGGCAGCACAGgaacaccccaccccacccccactgcctcgGGCCCCGGTCCCGTGGCTGCCCTGGGCAGAGCTGGCCTTGGCCAGGCCACAGCTCTCACAGCCGCGGGGCCAGGAGTCCTTGTCTCCTGGGCTTGGCTATCATGTGGTCCTCAGGTACTGGCCTGGGCACCCCAGGAGTGGAGTGTTGAAAGCCAGCTCCATCACAGAGGGACCTGGTGCAGCACCGAGGGTTCTCGTCGAGCCCTGTTCCCATCTCTCCTCCATAGTGAGAGGCTGGTGACTTCATGGCCTTCAGGAACTGATGGGGGCCCCGGGGACCACACTGAATTAGACAGAAATATAAGACTCTTCTGGGGTCTGAAATAACTGTAACATGTCATTTAGCTCAGAACATAGGTGAGGGAGACATGGAAGGTTCTGTAACAGGGGCCACTGAGGCTGAAGCCACCAGCCCTGTCATCTTGTTGGGAGCGAGCttcctgtggtggctctggtCCAGCCCCTCCCTGACAGGGGTGGGGGAACTACCAGCTACCTGCCTGGCCAGGTGGGCGCATGCCCTCCTGGGCTCACCTGACTGCAGCTGTCCACGCTTCCTTCCAGGGGGACCCGAGGACCACCTCTCGAGGCTGCCGCGTGATGTGAACCAAATGCGCCTCATCACACGTCTTTCTTTACCCAGAGCCACTGAAGACTATTTTTATATCATTGGCTTCTTTAGTCCTTGGTACATTTCTAGAGAATTTTTAAGCAAACTGCCAGAGCGTGGGGGTGGGTCTCTGCTGATCTTTCCTGTCGGTGGGTTTCCCTGGACCCTTCATCACCACTGTCCAGACTGTCTCAGTGCCCCATCATCTCACCTTTGAATTCGAGGCCCAGGAAGCTAGTGGCTGACAGGCTACTGGTTTTGGGGCCTGTCCACTGCCTCGGTCTCCACTGTGGCTGGGGGCCAGGGTGAAGAGGAGGTCTCGAGGTGGACAGCAAAACTGCAGGAATTCAATTGTCGTTTGTtttattaagcttttaaaaaaccaaattcaGAATCCAGGTTCTGAcctggtggggggcaggggcgtcCCATCGGACGTTGGTGACCCAGCCCAGCGGGGACGGGGCGAGGGGTTGGGAGCAGCTGGGAATCACAGGCTTTGGCCTCCAGCCTGGGCTTTGGCAGTTTGTTCCTGCTCTCCCGGTGGGACTCGGGGCGCCTGGGATGGGCCCCCTGGTTCTCTCTCTGGCTGCTGGACCCTCAGGTTTCTGGAGCTTTCTGCAGTTGAGTTCCTCACCTGGTGGGGCAGGAGAAAAGGAAGCCTGGGGCACAGGGACGATCCCATTCTAAAACTTGTGCCCAGCTAAGCGTGGAGGGGCCAGTGTGACAACCTCAGAGGCAAATGCCTTGGGCTCCTGCACATCCACATGTAACCACTCCCTGCCCCCTGTTGGGAGGAGGGTGACTTAAGAGGAGCCACTGGACTCCCCACTCTGGCTCTGCCTTGCACGAGGGGGCCCGCTGTCTCTGTGTCCTTGGGCACATCGTGACGTCCTGGTTTCCTTTGTAACTTCCTTGCTGAAATGATGTCTTAGGCCTGCCAGTGCCAGCCGACCCCTCCATGATGGCTCCACGTCGTGCTCAGCTTCTGGTCATCGGAGACCCCCTCCCCACATCAGCTTACCTTTGACACTCCTGCCACATAGATAcacagaagttatttttttaacggatatttatttttttacattggtCAGTACACAGATTGCCGGTATCCCACCTCAGGGGCTCACTCACAGCAGGGTCACCAGGACAGTCCCCCTTGGGGGGTGGCGTAGGGGGACCGTCTCAGTGGGCCCTGAGCACCGGACGGCAAACTTCCTTCAGAAAGTGCAGCTTGAGTCTTAGAGACGCAATACTGAGCCATGGAGGCAGGCTGGCCCCTGAAAGCGGGCAATTTCTATGCAGCCTGAGCGCCAGCCCCTCGGACTTCACTCTGCCTCCTTTCCTTGGGAATTGCTCACCACAAGGCCTGGCCAGGAAAGTGCCCATGTGACAAAACCAGCGCTGCTGCTGAGTCCACAAtctccccacagcccctggctTTAAGTCCACAGCCACTGAGCTCCTGGACAGGGACACCCCTGTGGAAGGAGACACATCTCACCAGAGCCTCGCCTCTCGGGGAAGGTGCAGGCCCCTGGTGAGCATTTCCTGCCCTGGCAACACACCATCCCCACCCAGTGTGTGACCTTCCCCAGGAGTGAGAGGCTTCCAGGCCTCTCAGGCCATGGGctgttccccacccctccccatagCAGGAAGTGAGGGCTAGTGAGGGTCTGGAGGGCATGAtgaggtgctgggagggtgggTGGAGGTTACCCCTAATCATGTGGCAACTGCACTGGGCTCAGCCACATCCTTCAAGGTATTTTGGAAATTTGGGGGTCAAAGCTATGTCCTGGCATTTGGGTCTGAATTGCTGACACAATTTGGCAGGCAGGGCTTTTGGcccagaaggaagggagagggccCTACCCTCCCTGCCGGCCCAGAAAAACCAGCCCCAGGGTTGCACTGGGGCCTGCAAGAGCCCCCAGGCTCCCTGGCAGGGATTGTTCCTCGCAGGTGATTTGCCTCAAAGCCACCTTTTGGTCATATCCCTGCCCCACAGTTGCCTGGATGAGGTCTTGAGTGGACCCTAGAGGTGGCCCAGGCAGGCACTGAGGTGCCTTTGGTGGGTATGCTGGGCTGGTGGCCAGTTAGGGCTGGAGTTGGATAACAGTTGTGGGTATTCAAGTATCTGGAAACAAGAGTCCAATGTTAAAATGGCAGCCATAGCCTAGGAAACAATTTGCACTTACCCTTTAACATGCTTAACTTTCAGCCATTTAAATGATGCCGAAGTGATTCTTTTTTCTAAACCCTTGTCATGTGACTGCAAGTAACTGTAGCACCAATTTAGAGAAAACTCATTCTCGGCCCAGCCCAGGGAAGGAATGGCCTACAGGGATGAGGTCGGGCAAGGCAATCCCTGGGAGACACTGCTGCGTTTCCCCCAGGGCCTGGGTGCTCACCTAAGACTTGGGCGTTCAGCTGTTTTCCTAACAGCGAGGCTTCTGACTTGGGGTTTTTACTCACACGGTCTTCCCAGCAGTTCTATTTATATCAGCATATCCGAGTTGGGACTGACATTCCTCAAGGACATTAAAGCTACTGGAAAGGTCTTAATTCCAACCCGTAAGGGATCATCTGTACAATATGCTGGTGGACTCGGCTTCAAGAACCCGGCTGTCTAGACACATTTCAGACATCTGTGGGTGATTTTTAAGATGCATGCCAAACGTGTGTTTTGCTTTCTCCAATGATTTGTAATATACCTTTTATGACTGGAAACTTTTATACAACACTCCAATAaacattttggttttaaaaatctcCCTCTGAGTTCACTCCGACGCCAGCCAGCTGGAGCGGGAGCTCTCATCCTCTAATGTTCCCAGTTTGACCCACTATCCTAGTTTTTGGCATTCCTCGCCCACGGGTTTCACCAACGCCCCTTTGGCCACGTGACACGCCCATGTCCCTCCCCGGACTCAAGGTCTAGTGTAGAAGTGCCCGCCGCCTCGTGCGCACGCGCGGCGAGACccgcggggggcggggcctgagcgCGGAACCCTGGGCCTCCATCGGTCTCCTGGGGAAATCGGCTGCGGCCTGCTCCTGTTGCGCATGCGCGGGACTTCCCCCGCGCGGTAAGGGTATCCCGCCCGCCCTTGCTCCCTCGTGCCCGGACTCCATTTCCCGTGGGTCCACGGGGCGGCCCACTTCCGGCGCGGGTTGGGGAGGGCGCACGCGGCCGCTCTCCAGTTGACTTTGCGGAGATATGGAAGGCGGCTTTGGCTCGGATTTCGGGAGCTCCGGCGGCGGGAAGCTGGACCCGGGGCTTATCATGGAGCAGGTGAAAGTGCAGATCGCCGTGGCCAACGCGCAGGAGCTGCTGCAGGttcggggccgggggcggggctgagGGTGGTCGGGGCCCCTGGGAGTAGGAGTCGCAACTGAGGGCTCGTGTATCCCCACAGAGGATGACGGACAAGTGCTTCCGGAAGTGCATCGGGAAGCCGGGGGGCTCCTTGG comes from the Phacochoerus africanus isolate WHEZ1 chromosome 4, ROS_Pafr_v1, whole genome shotgun sequence genome and includes:
- the LMNB2 gene encoding lamin-B2; translated protein: MSPPSRGRRSEPRGPRAAAAAAAAAMATPPPGRAGGPATPLSPTRLSRLQEKEELRELNDRLAHYIDRVRALELENDRLLLKISEKEEVTTREVSGIKTLYESELADARRVLDETARDRARLQIEIGKLGADLEEANKSAKKREGELMVAQDRIRDLESVFHRSEAELAAALSDKRALENDVAELRAQLAKAEDGHAVAKKQLEKETLMRVDLENRCQSLQEELAFRKDVFEEEVRETRRRHERRLVEVDSSRQQEYDFKMAQALEELRAQHDEQVRLYKLELEQTYQAKLDNAKLSSDQNDKAASAAREELKEARMRLESLSYQLSSLQKQASAAEDRIRELEETMAGEREKFRKMLDAKEREMTEMRDVMQQQLAEYQELLDVKLALDMEINAYRKLLEGEEERLKLSPSPSSRITISRATSSSSGSSVSMAGRPGRSKRKRLEVEEPLGTGSSGIGSGSSTSSSSSFHLAQQASASGSISIEEIDLEGKFVQLKNSSDKDQSLGNWRIKRQVLEGEEIAYKFTPKYVLRAGQTVTVWAAGAGVAHSPPSTLVWKSQNSWGTGGSFRTVLVNADGEEVAIRTVKQSSVARESENGEEAEDEAAEFGEEDLFHQQGDPRTTSRGCRVM
- the TIMM13 gene encoding mitochondrial import inner membrane translocase subunit Tim13 translates to MEGGFGSDFGSSGGGKLDPGLIMEQVKVQIAVANAQELLQRMTDKCFRKCIGKPGGSLDNSEQKCIAMCMDRYMDAWNTVSRAYNSRLQRERANM